One Calditrichia bacterium DNA window includes the following coding sequences:
- a CDS encoding polysaccharide deacetylase family protein, translating to MIKVFVSYILYYSGLLTIARWLQAFLGQRITIITFHRVGDHAVEDGLPTLYVTPESFEKTISFLMKNYDIISLSEYSSLKTNARPLPPNPLIITFDDGYRDCYINAFPVLQKHRIPFTMFLPANIFNGGVDFWWDRLYHSCSEMSSAQIIASLEQAADVHPEMQSLIVTAKAESSDKSEMVIHLIDKLGDFPPATRLQIVNTIAQNVHKESAMDNQNRSVVNLPEIHEMLQSGGEIGSHTKSHCFLDTVPTEEAIAEIQDSKIALERLLSTKIRHFAYPAGRWSPEIRDMVENANYSSACVVAEDVNKINQDLFTLKRLSICEPLITKANGEFCKALLASRLVLAGFIAYVHRRWLNQ from the coding sequence ATGATAAAAGTTTTTGTTAGTTACATCCTTTATTATTCCGGTTTGTTGACAATTGCCAGATGGCTGCAGGCTTTTTTGGGGCAGCGGATTACGATTATCACATTTCACCGGGTGGGCGATCACGCGGTGGAAGACGGTTTGCCAACCCTTTACGTCACGCCGGAATCTTTCGAAAAAACCATTTCGTTTTTGATGAAAAACTATGATATTATTTCACTTAGCGAATATTCTTCACTGAAAACAAATGCCCGGCCGCTCCCGCCCAATCCGCTGATTATTACGTTTGACGACGGTTATCGCGATTGTTACATCAACGCGTTTCCCGTTTTGCAGAAACACCGGATACCGTTCACGATGTTTTTGCCCGCAAATATTTTCAACGGCGGAGTGGATTTTTGGTGGGATCGCCTGTATCACAGCTGTTCAGAAATGAGCAGTGCGCAAATCATCGCGAGTCTGGAGCAGGCGGCGGATGTGCATCCGGAGATGCAATCGCTCATCGTGACTGCGAAAGCGGAATCATCCGATAAATCGGAAATGGTGATCCATTTGATCGATAAACTCGGGGATTTTCCACCCGCAACGCGACTGCAAATTGTTAATACGATTGCCCAAAATGTGCACAAAGAATCTGCGATGGATAACCAAAATCGCAGCGTTGTCAACTTGCCGGAAATTCATGAGATGCTCCAAAGCGGTGGAGAAATCGGGTCGCACACCAAAAGCCACTGCTTTTTGGATACTGTTCCCACAGAGGAGGCAATTGCGGAAATTCAGGATTCCAAAATAGCGCTGGAACGATTGCTGAGCACCAAAATCCGGCATTTTGCATATCCCGCCGGTCGCTGGTCTCCGGAAATCCGCGATATGGTCGAAAACGCCAATTACAGCAGCGCATGTGTAGTTGCAGAGGACGTCAACAAAATTAATCAGGATTTATTCACGCTGAAACGACTGAGCATTTGTGAACCGTTGATCACCAAAGCCAACGGCGAATTTTGCAAGGCATTGCTGGCATCTCGATTGGTTTTGGCGGGATTTATCGCGTATGTTCATCGCCGCTGGCTTAATCAATAA
- a CDS encoding polysaccharide biosynthesis protein: protein MLKKLTDLIVSLLGIVLLLPLFLTLCLIVKISRNRAEFNSVKRVGKNEKLFKLYRFKVYRNLKKKTDSTFSRQLDSMLEMMLYFKFDKWPILFNVLKGDMSLVGPKPEKPEYLKYYQPEQKLIFSVRPGIWRPDGYINEWDDDDSSEKRGGSLRNDYVKYILPAKIKEELEYVQNRQLGKDMKVFFHSMKMKFHRAIYQLVRGDTSGHNFILPMDIILLSLSYLIAFELRFDWQIPQNEWELFLRGLPLVIFLRVVAFYYFGIYKNLWKYVNIRDLVNIITACSTSAIVIVAVFSLLGMVTHSRSVFLIDWMLSISLIGGSRLLFRFFDETFRVPPRRRTNVLIIGTGEVGVMLLKMLDINGRDKYDVVGFVTDDVKMHARTVHGYKVLGAREDIPQLAAIFRVDEVLIAEPELSSDEMKRIIKYCKEANLRHRIVPAVNDLLSGSVHLSKFRDVEISDLFGRKPVELDLSAIKQNLRGRKVLVTGAGGSIGSELCRQIAEFQPAYLLLIDKNENYLHEIQMELASQFPNLVLHSSLTTITNVEKLERVFLEFKPEVVFHAAAHKHVPLSETNSEEAIWNNIFGTRNLANLSDKYGVNNFVMVSTDKAVNPTSIMGVTKRVAELYVQALGQISKTRFVTVRFGNVLNSNGSVIPIFRKQIEKGGPVTITHPDVERFFMSISEAVQLILQAFTMGKTGEIFILEMGKSIRIMEMATELITQAGFKPFDDIPIEVVGLRPGEKLFEELISVHEESVATSHSSIKTLRSNYVYSVDQINTKINALELLDYTIPTAEVACKLKDIVPEYNYTPNDQPNGKKAVPQVKNGTNGTKINGKTITFTEFENHS from the coding sequence ATGTTGAAGAAACTGACAGATTTAATCGTATCGCTGCTCGGAATTGTTCTTTTATTACCATTATTTTTGACACTGTGCCTGATTGTCAAAATCAGCAGAAACCGTGCAGAATTTAACAGTGTGAAACGTGTCGGTAAAAACGAGAAGCTGTTCAAGTTATACAGATTCAAGGTTTATAGAAATCTCAAAAAGAAAACTGACAGCACGTTCAGCCGCCAACTGGATAGCATGTTGGAAATGATGTTGTATTTCAAATTTGATAAATGGCCAATTTTATTCAACGTTTTAAAAGGCGATATGAGTTTGGTTGGCCCAAAACCGGAAAAACCGGAATATTTGAAATATTACCAACCGGAGCAGAAATTGATTTTTTCGGTTCGCCCGGGCATTTGGCGACCGGATGGCTACATCAACGAATGGGACGATGACGATTCGTCTGAAAAACGCGGCGGCAGCTTGCGAAATGATTATGTAAAATACATTTTGCCTGCCAAAATAAAAGAAGAACTCGAATATGTCCAAAACCGGCAATTGGGCAAGGACATGAAAGTGTTTTTTCACTCGATGAAAATGAAATTTCATCGGGCGATTTATCAACTGGTTCGCGGCGACACCAGCGGCCACAATTTTATTTTGCCGATGGATATCATTTTACTCAGCCTGTCGTACCTCATTGCGTTCGAGTTGCGGTTCGATTGGCAAATTCCCCAAAACGAATGGGAGCTGTTTCTCCGCGGGTTGCCATTGGTGATTTTTTTGCGGGTTGTGGCATTTTACTATTTTGGCATTTACAAAAATTTGTGGAAATACGTCAACATTCGGGATTTAGTAAATATCATAACAGCTTGTTCAACCAGCGCAATAGTGATAGTTGCAGTGTTTTCTCTGTTGGGGATGGTTACGCATTCGCGCTCAGTATTTTTGATCGACTGGATGTTGAGTATTTCATTAATCGGTGGATCGCGTTTGCTTTTCCGCTTTTTCGATGAAACTTTTCGGGTGCCGCCGCGCCGCAGAACCAACGTGCTGATCATCGGTACCGGCGAGGTTGGCGTGATGCTGCTGAAAATGCTGGACATCAACGGCCGGGATAAATACGATGTGGTCGGTTTTGTAACCGATGACGTAAAAATGCACGCCCGAACGGTTCACGGATACAAAGTGCTCGGTGCGCGAGAAGATATTCCGCAACTGGCAGCCATTTTTCGGGTCGATGAAGTGTTGATTGCCGAACCGGAATTATCTTCCGATGAGATGAAGCGCATCATCAAATATTGCAAAGAAGCCAATTTGCGCCACCGGATTGTTCCGGCTGTGAACGATTTGTTGAGTGGTTCCGTCCATCTCTCCAAATTTCGTGACGTGGAAATATCCGACCTGTTCGGACGAAAGCCGGTTGAGTTGGATTTATCGGCCATCAAACAAAATTTGCGCGGACGAAAAGTGTTGGTTACCGGCGCCGGCGGCTCTATCGGCTCCGAACTTTGCCGGCAGATCGCCGAATTCCAACCGGCATATTTGCTGCTCATTGATAAAAACGAAAATTATCTGCACGAAATTCAGATGGAACTGGCGTCGCAATTTCCCAATCTGGTGTTGCACAGCAGCCTCACAACCATCACCAACGTTGAAAAGCTGGAGCGTGTTTTTCTGGAATTTAAACCGGAAGTGGTGTTTCACGCCGCCGCGCACAAACATGTGCCGCTCAGCGAAACGAACAGTGAGGAAGCCATTTGGAACAATATTTTCGGCACGCGAAATCTTGCCAATTTATCGGACAAATATGGCGTCAACAACTTCGTGATGGTATCTACCGATAAAGCGGTCAACCCGACCAGCATTATGGGTGTAACCAAACGTGTTGCCGAGCTTTACGTTCAGGCGTTGGGTCAAATTAGCAAAACGCGCTTTGTTACAGTTCGGTTTGGAAATGTGTTGAATAGCAACGGCAGCGTGATTCCGATCTTCCGGAAACAGATCGAAAAAGGCGGTCCCGTCACGATCACTCACCCGGATGTGGAGCGTTTTTTTATGAGCATTTCCGAAGCTGTGCAGCTCATTTTGCAGGCGTTTACCATGGGAAAAACCGGGGAAATTTTTATTCTGGAAATGGGTAAATCCATAAGAATTATGGAGATGGCAACTGAGCTGATTACCCAAGCTGGCTTCAAACCGTTTGATGATATTCCCATCGAAGTGGTTGGTTTGCGTCCCGGCGAAAAATTATTTGAGGAGCTCATCAGCGTTCATGAGGAATCGGTGGCAACTTCGCATTCGAGCATCAAAACGCTGCGCTCCAACTACGTGTATTCTGTGGATCAGATCAACACAAAAATAAACGCGCTGGAACTTCTGGATTATACGATTCCAACAGCGGAAGTTGCCTGCAAATTGAAAGATATCGTTCCCGAGTACAATTACACGCCGAATGATCAACCGAATGGGAAGAAAGCTGTGCCGCAGGTAAAGAACGGCACTAATGGTACCAAAATAAACGGAAAAACCATCACATTTACGGAATTCGAAAATCATTCTTAA
- a CDS encoding methionyl-tRNA formyltransferase, translating to MLKNQKNIRIAFVGAVEEGRECLQEIINYGGNVVGIFTFTEEIALKTSGAVDFEEISIEHNIPLFRVKSTNNPDAVAQMRELKPDIIFVIGWTRLVSAEILEIPRFGCIGMHASLLPRFRGRAPVNWVIIHNEKETGNTAMQLNEGVDTGKMVAQKGFPISMADTCQTVYHKVARAGREMIVEILDAVNAGNLPSIQQNDAEATEMPKRRPEDGIVDWQKGALDLFNFVRALTHPYPGAFSYLRGRKLFIWEARIAHYPHLKSHISNWENIEPGTVLGVSDGVVVMTGKMELLTLHRLSFEEEEELGWRDFVKTYKIQVGDVLESEIEVTVQV from the coding sequence ATGTTAAAGAATCAAAAAAATATCCGGATCGCATTTGTTGGGGCGGTGGAAGAAGGCCGGGAATGTTTGCAGGAAATCATCAATTACGGCGGAAACGTGGTTGGCATTTTTACATTCACCGAAGAAATCGCGCTGAAAACATCCGGCGCGGTGGATTTTGAGGAAATTTCGATCGAACACAACATTCCGTTATTTCGCGTGAAAAGCACCAACAATCCGGATGCGGTTGCCCAAATGCGCGAGCTGAAACCGGACATCATTTTTGTCATCGGCTGGACGCGATTAGTCAGCGCGGAAATTCTGGAAATTCCGCGTTTCGGTTGCATCGGGATGCATGCATCACTGCTGCCGCGATTTCGCGGACGTGCACCGGTAAACTGGGTGATTATCCACAACGAAAAGGAAACCGGCAACACAGCCATGCAACTTAACGAAGGCGTGGACACCGGGAAAATGGTTGCGCAAAAAGGATTTCCCATTTCGATGGCGGATACTTGCCAAACCGTATATCACAAAGTTGCAAGAGCTGGGCGAGAAATGATTGTTGAAATTCTCGATGCGGTAAACGCCGGAAATTTGCCGTCTATTCAACAAAATGACGCGGAAGCAACTGAAATGCCCAAACGCCGTCCCGAAGATGGCATTGTGGACTGGCAAAAAGGTGCACTCGATTTGTTCAATTTTGTGCGGGCTTTGACCCATCCGTATCCGGGTGCGTTTTCGTATTTGCGCGGACGCAAGTTATTTATTTGGGAGGCGCGGATTGCGCATTACCCGCACCTGAAATCGCATATCAGCAATTGGGAAAACATCGAGCCGGGAACAGTGCTTGGCGTTTCCGATGGTGTTGTGGTGATGACCGGTAAAATGGAGTTGCTAACATTGCATCGTCTCAGTTTTGAAGAGGAGGAAGAATTGGGGTGGCGTGATTTTGTGAAAACATACAAAATTCAAGTTGGTGATGTTTTGGAGTCAGAAATAGAGGTAACGGTACAAGTTTAA
- a CDS encoding PIG-L family deacetylase yields the protein MKILILAAHPDDEVLGCGAAAARFAKEGHSVTPVILCENATVRYAAEMQENLENWARQSAQILGIEPPVFVGLPDQKLDTFTALEMAQTIEKVLADLQPEVVFTHHGGDINKDHRVIFEATMVATRPLPGSNVHSVYTYETISSTEWAATEFYSRFTPNTFYDVTETIAKKVEAFSQYRSEVREYPHPRSPEGIEIRAKDWGARVGVRAAEAFQLVRSVL from the coding sequence ATGAAAATATTGATATTAGCTGCACATCCGGATGACGAGGTTTTGGGCTGCGGTGCCGCTGCTGCCCGTTTCGCAAAAGAAGGGCACAGCGTTACACCGGTGATCCTTTGCGAAAATGCAACCGTTCGTTACGCTGCGGAAATGCAGGAAAATCTTGAAAATTGGGCACGACAAAGCGCGCAAATACTGGGTATCGAACCGCCGGTTTTTGTGGGATTACCCGATCAAAAACTGGATACATTCACCGCGCTGGAAATGGCCCAAACCATCGAAAAAGTGCTGGCCGATCTGCAACCTGAAGTGGTGTTTACGCATCACGGCGGTGATATCAACAAAGATCACCGGGTGATTTTTGAGGCAACAATGGTTGCAACGCGTCCGCTGCCCGGCAGCAACGTGCATTCGGTTTATACTTACGAAACAATTTCATCGACAGAATGGGCGGCAACGGAATTCTATTCCCGGTTTACGCCCAATACATTTTACGATGTAACAGAAACCATCGCGAAAAAAGTGGAAGCGTTCAGCCAGTATCGGTCGGAAGTGCGGGAATATCCGCATCCGCGCTCGCCGGAAGGCATAGAAATTCGGGCAAAAGATTGGGGCGCCCGGGTTGGCGTTCGTGCGGCAGAGGCTTTTCAACTGGTTCGCAGCGTGTTGTAA
- a CDS encoding sugar transferase, which translates to MEMTDFAVAQANAPYSLAKNVIDRIIASVALLLLSPLFVVLAIAVKLESEGAAFFSHTRVGLNGRLFKMIKFRTMVNNADKIGPGLTAKSDPRITRLGSILRRTSMDELPQLINVLKGEMSLIGPRPEIPEIVKTYSAEQLRALAVKPGITGLSQVNGRDDLPIDKKLAFEVRYVDNFSLSQDIHILLKTFPALFSGRGNRC; encoded by the coding sequence ATGGAAATGACAGACTTCGCCGTTGCGCAGGCGAATGCACCCTATTCATTGGCAAAAAATGTGATCGACCGGATTATTGCCAGCGTCGCTTTGCTGCTGCTTTCCCCGCTTTTTGTGGTGCTGGCTATCGCGGTAAAGCTGGAAAGCGAGGGCGCCGCATTTTTTTCGCATACGCGTGTCGGACTGAATGGGCGTTTGTTCAAAATGATCAAATTCCGGACAATGGTGAACAATGCGGACAAAATCGGTCCCGGATTAACCGCAAAAAGCGATCCGCGAATTACCCGGTTGGGCAGCATTTTACGTCGCACAAGTATGGATGAATTGCCGCAACTCATCAACGTTTTGAAAGGCGAAATGAGCCTGATCGGTCCGCGTCCGGAAATTCCGGAAATCGTGAAAACGTATTCTGCCGAACAACTGCGTGCGCTGGCTGTCAAGCCCGGCATCACCGGGTTATCGCAGGTGAACGGACGGGACGATTTACCGATCGACAAAAAGCTGGCGTTCGAAGTCCGCTATGTGGACAACTTCTCGCTCAGCCAGGATATTCACATTTTGTTAAAAACATTTCCGGCGCTGTTTAGCGGCCGTGGCAATCGTTGTTAG
- a CDS encoding DegT/DnrJ/EryC1/StrS family aminotransferase — translation MLNTERKKATEFIPYCQHSISDAEIAEIVDTLKSDWLTKGPKTIRFENELAEYVGSKHAIAVSSCTAALHLLLRAYNIECGDEVITTPMTFVATAEVCEYLGVKPVFVDIDPHDFNIDPLKIEAAITPRTKAIMPVHYGGIPCNLDAIYEIAERHGLHVIEDAAHAIGTMYRGKKIGGMGRAAAFSFYPTKNMTTGEGGAITTDDDELANRLRVLSLHGISKDAWKRYSSEGQWFYEIHELGYKYNFTDLQAALGLQQLKQLDAFNERREALAERYFNALKDVPGIRFPEYYARYFDQLRGTGEYNCWHLFVMMIDPDQLTIGRNEFIELLKAENVGTSVHFIPLHLQPYYFKKYGYQPDDFPKSMDVYERIISIPLYPRMSDEQLVYIVDTIRQIAESHRK, via the coding sequence ATGCTAAACACTGAACGGAAAAAAGCTACCGAATTTATACCGTACTGCCAGCACAGTATTTCCGATGCGGAAATTGCGGAAATTGTAGACACACTAAAATCGGACTGGTTGACCAAAGGACCAAAAACCATCCGGTTTGAAAATGAGCTTGCCGAATATGTCGGCAGCAAACATGCGATTGCCGTAAGTTCCTGCACGGCGGCGCTTCACCTGCTGTTGCGTGCTTACAATATTGAATGCGGTGATGAAGTGATCACCACGCCGATGACATTTGTGGCAACCGCAGAAGTATGTGAATATCTTGGGGTTAAGCCCGTTTTTGTGGATATCGATCCCCATGATTTTAACATCGATCCGTTAAAAATTGAAGCGGCAATCACGCCGAGAACCAAAGCCATCATGCCGGTTCATTATGGCGGTATTCCCTGCAATCTGGATGCAATTTACGAAATTGCCGAACGGCACGGATTGCATGTTATCGAGGATGCAGCGCACGCCATCGGAACGATGTATCGCGGTAAAAAAATAGGCGGGATGGGGCGAGCTGCGGCATTCAGTTTTTATCCCACCAAAAACATGACTACCGGCGAAGGTGGCGCAATCACCACCGATGACGACGAGCTGGCCAACCGGCTGCGGGTGCTCAGTTTGCACGGTATTTCGAAAGATGCGTGGAAACGCTATAGCAGCGAAGGTCAGTGGTTTTACGAAATTCACGAACTTGGGTACAAATACAATTTTACAGATCTGCAAGCTGCGCTGGGATTGCAGCAGCTCAAACAGCTCGATGCATTCAACGAACGTCGGGAAGCACTTGCCGAACGTTATTTTAATGCGCTGAAAGATGTGCCGGGCATTCGTTTTCCGGAATATTATGCCCGATATTTTGATCAATTGCGCGGTACCGGCGAATACAATTGCTGGCATTTGTTTGTGATGATGATCGATCCTGATCAACTGACCATCGGGCGCAACGAATTTATCGAGTTGCTGAAAGCGGAAAATGTGGGCACCAGCGTGCATTTTATCCCGCTGCATTTGCAGCCGTATTATTTCAAAAAATACGGTTATCAGCCGGACGATTTCCCCAAATCAATGGATGTTTATGAGCGAATTATTTCCATTCCCCTTTATCCGCGGATGAGCGATGAACAGTTAGTTTATATCGTTGACACCATTCGCCAAATTGCGGAGAGTCATCGTAAGTAA
- a CDS encoding CpsD/CapB family tyrosine-protein kinase — translation MNNNTFKNFSYSDSPGNAEIERLVAKLDSLSNGKRTRITLVSSALTGEGKSTIAALIARSTAYKLNTPTLLIDFDVRRPTLHNIFQVRREKGLVDVLNLNLTIRNCLKQTSVPNLALLTSGKTDVDPNELLKSDKIKVFLKGMGTYFHNIIIDSPPVIPVSDPLILAKLVDHIVLVLKAGHTPRSIVKRAIDMFADVNVQVTGLVMNNMQNVMPYQYDYRYYGYKYTPNGN, via the coding sequence ATGAACAATAATACATTCAAAAATTTTTCATATTCGGATTCCCCGGGGAATGCAGAAATCGAACGGCTGGTTGCCAAACTGGATTCGCTGAGCAACGGCAAACGCACCCGCATTACCCTCGTTTCCAGCGCGCTGACTGGCGAAGGCAAAAGTACCATTGCAGCGTTGATCGCCCGTTCAACAGCTTACAAATTGAACACGCCGACACTGCTGATCGATTTTGATGTGCGTCGCCCGACGTTGCACAATATTTTTCAGGTTCGTCGGGAAAAAGGGTTGGTTGATGTGCTCAACCTCAATCTGACAATCCGCAACTGCCTGAAGCAAACATCAGTGCCAAATCTTGCGCTGCTCACCAGCGGGAAAACCGATGTTGACCCGAACGAGCTGCTCAAATCGGACAAAATCAAAGTGTTCCTCAAAGGGATGGGCACATATTTCCACAATATTATCATCGATTCGCCGCCGGTAATTCCGGTCAGCGATCCGTTGATTTTGGCAAAGCTGGTTGATCACATCGTATTGGTGCTCAAAGCTGGTCATACGCCGCGCAGCATTGTCAAGCGGGCGATCGATATGTTTGCGGATGTGAACGTGCAGGTTACCGGTTTGGTGATGAACAACATGCAAAATGTGATGCCGTATCAATATGATTATCGCTATTACGGATACAAATATACGCCAAATGGCAATTAA
- a CDS encoding polysaccharide biosynthesis/export family protein: protein MLLSIAVFGQSASYRVQKGDRLNISFWEYPEMNTISTVSRDGDIELPIIGRINVAGLIISEVRSTIVSKMAIYNKLVNQLNIAVVEYGQNVVYVTGNVLQPGKFSFEEIPNLWNIILEAGGPNQSATLDNISIVRNDGNGQVLTVNLAYALQNGKLAELPKIRPRDTININGLTPTGENTPSPLTEKAEVFIVGAVQTPGPQRFEENLNLLEAIGRAGGPTADANLKKTTYVVVENGNTRIVKLNLKDYLTNPGTRPVPMLRQGSTLYIPENRPSQLVTAIISSLITGAIATTAILVTR, encoded by the coding sequence ATGCTTTTGTCAATAGCTGTTTTTGGGCAAAGTGCTTCGTACCGGGTGCAAAAAGGCGACCGGTTGAATATTTCATTTTGGGAATATCCGGAGATGAATACGATCAGCACGGTCAGCCGCGATGGCGATATCGAATTGCCGATTATTGGCAGAATTAATGTTGCCGGTCTGATTATCAGTGAAGTACGCAGCACCATCGTTTCGAAAATGGCGATTTATAACAAACTGGTCAATCAGCTCAATATTGCGGTGGTGGAATACGGACAAAATGTTGTTTACGTAACCGGAAACGTATTGCAGCCCGGCAAATTTTCATTTGAAGAAATTCCGAATCTGTGGAATATCATTTTGGAAGCGGGTGGACCAAACCAATCGGCAACATTGGATAATATTTCAATTGTCCGGAACGATGGAAACGGTCAGGTGTTGACGGTGAATTTGGCGTATGCCTTGCAAAACGGCAAGTTAGCGGAATTGCCGAAAATTCGCCCGCGTGATACCATCAATATAAACGGACTTACACCGACCGGCGAAAACACGCCATCACCGCTGACAGAAAAGGCAGAAGTTTTTATTGTTGGGGCTGTTCAAACGCCCGGTCCGCAACGGTTCGAAGAAAACTTAAATTTGTTGGAAGCTATCGGGAGAGCCGGCGGCCCAACAGCAGATGCCAATTTGAAAAAAACAACTTATGTTGTTGTCGAAAACGGAAATACCCGCATCGTAAAATTGAATCTTAAAGATTATTTGACCAATCCCGGCACGCGGCCGGTGCCGATGCTCCGGCAGGGCAGCACGCTTTACATCCCGGAGAATCGACCCTCTCAATTGGTAACCGCCATTATTTCATCACTTATAACTGGCGCAATCGCAACTACAGCAATTTTGGTGACAAGATGA